In Solanum pennellii chromosome 3, SPENNV200, a single window of DNA contains:
- the LOC107012942 gene encoding amino acid transporter AVT1J-like, with protein MEDGSSNIRVRLLDNCYNNNNDGRIEDNTISGPTSFSRTCFNGLNALSGVGILSVPYALASGGWLSLIFFLIIAISTYYTSLLIQRCMDIDPTIRNYPDIGERAFGTMGRMLVSTTMNVELYMVVTGFLILEGDNLQNLFGQLQIFGLDGKQCFVIIISLIILPTVWLNNMSILSYISASGVLASIVLLASILWAALFDGIGFQTSQTHFINWKGMPTAISLYAFCYCAHPVFPTLYTSMINPKKFSKVMFVCFLLCTISYASMAIVGYLMFVPSVLSQITLNLPTNKISSKVAIYTTLVNPIAKYSLMIKPLENSLENQLPIHYKTRVCSLLIRTTLVISTVIVALAIPFFGYLMSLVGAFLSVTASIVLPCLCFLKISGIYQRLGFEQIFIVGIVIMGIAIMLVGTYTSVLQIISHL; from the exons ATGGAGGATGGCTCCTCAAATATAAGAGTGCGTTTACTAGACAATTGttataacaataacaatgaTGGCAGAATTGAAGATAATACTATTTCAGGACCAACCTCTTTTTCAAGAACTTGTTTCAATGGACTCAATGCTTTGTCAG GAGTTGGTATACTTTCAGTACCTTACGCATTAGCATCAGGAGGATGGTTAAGcttaatatttttcttgattatcGCGATCTCAACGTATTACACTTCCTTATTAATTCAAAGATGCATGGACATTGATCCAACCATAAGAAATTACCCTGACATTGGGGAACGCGCCTTTGGAACTATGGGAAGAATGCTTGTCTCCACGACGATGAACGTTGAACTTTACATGGTTGTAACAGGTTTCTTGATTTTAGAAGGAGATAACTTGCAAAACTTATTTGGACAACTTCAAATATTTGGACTTGATGGAAAGCAATGTTTTGTGATTATTATAAGTCTTATTATTCTGCCTACAGTTTGGTTGAACAATATGAGCATCCTTTCTTATATATCTGCAAGTGGAGTACTGGCATCTATTGTGTTACTTGCATCTATTTTATGGGCTGCTTTGTTTGATGGCATTGGATTTCAAACAAGTCAAACTCACTTTATTAATTGGAAAGGGATGCCAACTGCTATTAGCCTATATGCCTTCTGTTATTGTGCTCATCCAGTTTTCCCAACCTTATATACTTCCATGATAAATCCAAAAAAATTCTCTAAG GTGATGTTTGTTTGCTTTCTACTTTGCACCATCAGCTATGCATCAATGGCCATAGTTGGATATCTGATGTTTGTTCCAAGTGTACTTTCCCAAATAACCTTAAACCTCCCCACCAATAAAATCAGCTCAAAAGTTGCAATTTACACCACACTAGTCAATCCAATTGCAAAGTATAGCTTGATGATAAAACCACTAGAAAATAGTTTGGAAAATCAACTTCCAATTCATTACAAAACAAGGGTATGCAGCCTACTTATAAGAACAACTTTAGTAATCAGTACTGTCATTGTAGCATTAGCTATCCCCTTTTTTGGATATCTCATGTCACTTGTTGGAGCATTTTTGAGTGTCACAGCTTCCATAGTACTACCATGTTTGTGCTTCTTGAAGATCTCTGGGATTTATCAAAGACTAGGATTTGAGCAAATATTTATAGTGGGGATTGtgataatgggcatagccattATGCTTGTAGGTACTTACACTTCTGTCTTACAAATTATCAGTCATTTGTAA